The Paraburkholderia acidisoli genome contains a region encoding:
- a CDS encoding Glu/Leu/Phe/Val family dehydrogenase, producing MSSQLQSVPSYLHAENLGPWGNYLRQVDRVAPYLGSLSRWLETLKRPKRILIVDCPIELDNGTVAHFEGYRVQHNVSRGPGKGGVRYHQDVTLSEVMALSAWMSVKNAAVNVPYGGAKGGIRVDPRTLSKGELERVTRRYTSEIGIIIGPNTDIPAPDVNTNEQIMAWMMDTYSMNQGQTATGVVTGKPIALGGSLGRREATGRGVFVVGCEAARRTGLEIEGARIAVQGFGNVGGIAARLFQEAGAKLVAVQDHTGSLYKTTGMDAAALLEHVAKTGGVAGFEGADVIANEEFWTVETDILIPAALENQITEKNAGKIRTKIIVEGANGPTTTAADDILHDKGVLIIPDVVANAGGVTVSYFEWVQDFSSFFWTENEINERLERVMREAFTAVWQVSSEQKVSMRTAAFIVACKRILMAREMRGLYP from the coding sequence ATGTCATCCCAACTGCAGTCGGTTCCTTCCTACCTTCACGCCGAAAACCTCGGTCCGTGGGGCAACTACCTTCGTCAGGTCGATCGCGTCGCGCCGTATCTCGGCTCGCTCTCGCGCTGGCTCGAAACGCTCAAGCGCCCCAAGCGCATCCTGATCGTCGACTGCCCGATCGAACTCGATAACGGCACCGTGGCGCACTTCGAAGGCTATCGCGTGCAGCACAACGTGTCGCGCGGTCCCGGCAAGGGCGGCGTGCGTTATCACCAGGACGTTACGTTGTCCGAAGTGATGGCGCTGTCCGCGTGGATGTCGGTGAAGAACGCGGCCGTGAACGTGCCGTACGGCGGCGCGAAGGGCGGTATCCGCGTTGATCCGCGTACGCTCTCGAAGGGCGAACTCGAACGCGTGACGCGTCGTTATACGAGCGAAATCGGCATCATCATCGGGCCGAACACCGACATTCCCGCGCCGGACGTGAACACGAACGAGCAGATCATGGCGTGGATGATGGACACGTACTCGATGAACCAGGGCCAAACGGCCACGGGCGTCGTGACGGGCAAGCCCATCGCGCTCGGCGGCTCGCTCGGCCGCCGCGAAGCCACGGGCCGCGGCGTGTTCGTGGTCGGCTGCGAAGCGGCACGGCGCACGGGCCTCGAAATCGAAGGCGCGCGCATCGCGGTGCAGGGCTTCGGCAACGTGGGCGGCATCGCCGCGCGCCTGTTCCAGGAAGCGGGCGCGAAGCTCGTGGCGGTGCAGGACCACACGGGTTCGCTCTACAAGACCACGGGCATGGACGCGGCCGCGCTGCTCGAGCACGTGGCGAAGACGGGCGGCGTGGCGGGCTTCGAGGGCGCGGACGTGATCGCCAACGAAGAATTCTGGACCGTCGAAACCGACATCCTGATCCCGGCAGCGCTCGAAAACCAGATCACCGAAAAGAACGCCGGCAAGATCCGCACGAAGATCATCGTGGAAGGCGCGAACGGCCCGACCACGACGGCGGCCGACGACATTCTCCACGACAAGGGCGTGCTCATCATCCCCGACGTGGTGGCGAACGCGGGCGGCGTGACGGTCTCGTACTTCGAATGGGTGCAGGACTTCTCGAGCTTCTTCTGGACCGAGAACGAGATCAACGAGCGTCTCGAACGCGTGATGCGCGAAGCGTTCACGGCGGTCTGGCAAGTGTCGAGCGAGCAGAAGGTGTCGATGCGTACGGCGGCGTTTATCGTTGCGTGTAAGCGCATCCTGATGGCGCGCGAAATGCGTGGCCTGTACCCCTGA
- a CDS encoding LysR family transcriptional regulator, translating to MELKWLEDFVSLAETHSFSRSAELRHVTQPAFSRRIQALEAWLGTELIDRSVYPTRLTAAGQVFYEQALAMLSQFHEARTLLRGHTATPAATIEFAVPHTLSLTYFPRWLQRIEAKLGRIHTRLRALNVHDAVLSLVEGGCDLVMGYHHPSHPVTLDPARYDTLTLGIESISPFSAPQRAGRARYTLPGTPDAPAPYLSYTPNAYLGRMTEVIVGNAPTRLYLDRVYETDMAEGLKAMALAGHGIAFLPHSAVEDAVASGDLIRLDRGMRGQAAGQFTLDMEIRLYRDKLAPQGDDARQALVRELWDAVAAELARERAARNGRAS from the coding sequence ATGGAACTCAAATGGCTCGAAGACTTCGTTTCGCTCGCGGAAACGCATAGTTTCAGCCGCTCGGCCGAGCTGCGCCATGTGACGCAGCCGGCGTTCTCGCGCCGCATTCAGGCGCTCGAAGCGTGGCTCGGCACCGAACTGATCGACCGTTCGGTTTATCCGACGCGCCTCACCGCCGCGGGCCAGGTGTTCTACGAACAGGCGCTCGCGATGCTCTCGCAGTTCCACGAGGCGCGCACGCTGCTGCGCGGCCACACGGCCACACCGGCGGCGACCATCGAGTTCGCGGTGCCGCACACGCTGTCGCTCACGTATTTCCCGCGCTGGCTGCAACGCATCGAGGCCAAGCTCGGGCGCATCCACACGCGCCTGCGCGCGCTCAACGTGCACGACGCCGTGCTCTCGCTGGTGGAGGGCGGTTGCGATCTCGTGATGGGGTATCACCACCCGAGTCACCCGGTGACGCTCGATCCCGCGCGCTACGACACGCTCACGCTCGGCATCGAATCGATCAGCCCGTTTTCCGCGCCGCAACGCGCCGGGCGTGCGCGCTACACGCTGCCGGGCACGCCCGACGCGCCCGCGCCGTATCTCTCGTATACGCCCAACGCGTACCTCGGGCGCATGACCGAAGTGATCGTCGGCAACGCGCCCACGCGGCTCTATCTCGACCGTGTGTACGAAACCGACATGGCCGAAGGCCTCAAGGCGATGGCGCTCGCCGGCCACGGTATCGCGTTCCTGCCGCACAGCGCGGTCGAGGACGCGGTCGCCAGCGGCGATCTGATCCGGCTCGACCGCGGCATGCGCGGCCAGGCCGCCGGGCAGTTCACGCTCGACATGGAGATTCGCCTGTATCGCGACAAGCTCGCGCCGCAAGGCGACGACGCGCGCCAGGCGCTCGTGCGCGAGCTGTGGGACGCCGTGGCCGCCGAACTCGCGCGCGAACGCGCGGCACGCAACGGGCGAGCAAGCTGA
- a CDS encoding amino acid ABC transporter permease: MSYHWNWGILLSPVSTGEPTTYLGWLVSGLWVTITVSLAAWVIALVVGSIFGVMRTMPGKWASGAGTVYVAVFRNIPLIVQFFVWYLVIPELLPPSLGNWFKQLPPNAQFFSSSILCLGLFTGARVCEQVRSGINALPRGQRAAGLAMGFTQWQTYRYVLLPVAYRIIVPPLTSEFLNIFKNSAVASTIGLLDLSAQARQLVDYTSQTYESFIAVTLAYVLVNFVVMTLMRWVEAKSRLPGYIGGK; the protein is encoded by the coding sequence ATGTCTTATCACTGGAACTGGGGCATTCTCCTGAGCCCGGTCTCCACCGGCGAACCGACCACGTACCTCGGCTGGCTCGTCTCGGGCCTCTGGGTGACGATCACGGTCTCGCTCGCCGCGTGGGTGATCGCGCTCGTCGTGGGCTCGATCTTCGGCGTGATGCGCACCATGCCCGGCAAATGGGCCAGCGGCGCGGGCACGGTGTACGTGGCCGTGTTCCGCAACATCCCGCTGATCGTGCAGTTCTTCGTCTGGTATCTGGTGATACCGGAACTGCTGCCGCCTTCGCTCGGCAACTGGTTCAAGCAACTGCCGCCGAACGCGCAATTCTTTTCCTCGTCGATCCTGTGTCTCGGGCTCTTCACCGGCGCGCGCGTGTGCGAGCAGGTGCGCTCGGGCATCAACGCGCTGCCGCGCGGCCAGCGCGCCGCCGGTCTGGCGATGGGTTTCACGCAATGGCAGACGTACCGCTACGTGCTGCTGCCGGTCGCGTACCGCATCATCGTGCCGCCGCTCACGAGCGAGTTCCTCAACATCTTCAAGAATTCGGCCGTTGCCTCGACGATCGGTTTGCTCGATCTGTCCGCGCAGGCGCGCCAGCTCGTCGACTACACGTCGCAGACCTATGAGTCGTTCATCGCCGTCACGCTCGCCTACGTGCTCGTCAACTTCGTGGTGATGACGCTCATGCGCTGGGTCGAGGCGAAGTCGCGGCTGCCTGGCTATATCGGAGGCAAGTGA
- the pyrC gene encoding dihydroorotase, with amino-acid sequence MNATSPTTLTLARPDDWHLHVRDGAMLAAVLPHTARQFGRAIIMPNLKPPVTTTEMAAAYRERILAALPAGSTFEPLMTLYLTDNTPADEIRRAKASGFVHGVKLYPAGATTNSDAGVTDIRKCAATLEAMQEVGMPLLVHGEVTSADIDLFDREKVFIDRVMTPLRRDFPALKVVFEHITTKDAVDYIRADTAAPGLLGATITAHHLLYNRNAIFQGGIRPHYYCLPVLKRETHRVALVEAATSGDARFFLGTDSAPHEKGLKEHACGCAGCYTALHALELYAEAFDNAGALDKLEGFASFFGADFYGLPRATETVTLRREAWTLPAELDAGNTTVVPLRGGESIGWKLD; translated from the coding sequence ATGAACGCCACTTCCCCCACGACTCTCACGCTCGCCCGCCCCGACGACTGGCACCTGCACGTGCGCGACGGCGCGATGCTCGCGGCCGTCCTGCCGCACACGGCACGCCAGTTCGGCCGCGCGATCATCATGCCGAACCTCAAGCCGCCCGTCACCACGACGGAGATGGCCGCCGCCTACCGCGAGCGCATTCTCGCGGCGCTGCCGGCGGGCTCGACGTTCGAGCCGCTGATGACGCTCTATCTCACCGACAACACGCCCGCCGACGAAATCCGCCGCGCCAAAGCCAGCGGCTTCGTGCACGGCGTGAAGCTGTATCCGGCCGGCGCGACCACCAATTCGGACGCGGGCGTGACCGACATCCGCAAGTGCGCGGCCACGCTCGAGGCCATGCAGGAAGTCGGCATGCCGCTGCTCGTGCACGGTGAAGTCACGAGCGCCGACATCGACCTGTTCGATCGCGAGAAGGTCTTCATCGACCGCGTGATGACGCCGCTGCGCCGCGACTTCCCGGCGCTCAAGGTCGTGTTCGAGCACATCACCACGAAAGACGCCGTCGACTACATTCGTGCCGATACCGCCGCACCCGGCCTGCTCGGCGCGACCATCACGGCGCATCACCTGCTGTACAACCGCAACGCGATCTTCCAGGGCGGCATCCGTCCGCACTATTACTGCCTGCCCGTGCTCAAGCGCGAAACGCATCGCGTGGCGCTGGTCGAAGCGGCCACCTCGGGCGACGCGCGCTTCTTCCTCGGCACCGACAGCGCGCCGCACGAAAAGGGCCTGAAGGAACACGCCTGCGGTTGCGCGGGCTGCTACACGGCGCTGCACGCGCTCGAGCTGTATGCCGAAGCGTTCGACAACGCCGGCGCGCTCGATAAGCTCGAAGGCTTCGCGAGCTTCTTCGGCGCCGACTTCTACGGCCTGCCGCGCGCGACGGAAACCGTCACGCTGCGCCGCGAGGCATGGACGTTGCCCGCCGAACTCGACGCCGGCAACACCACCGTCGTGCCGCTGCGCGGTGGCGAGTCGATCGGCTGGAAGCTCGATTGA
- the gltK gene encoding glutamate/aspartate ABC transporter permease GltK gives MHHFDWSGIPGALPTLWTGAIVTFKITVCAIVIGILWGTLLALMRLSSVKPLEWFAKGYVTVFRSIPLVMVLLWFFLIVPQLLQNVLGLSADIDIRLASAMVAFSLFEAAFYSEIIRAGIQAVPRGQINASFALGMNYAQAMRLVVLPQAFRAMVPLLVTQAIVLFQDTSLVYVISLADFFRTATNIGDRDGTTVEMVLFAGACYFVICVVASSLVKGLQKKVAR, from the coding sequence ATGCATCACTTCGACTGGAGCGGCATTCCGGGCGCACTGCCCACGCTGTGGACGGGCGCGATCGTCACCTTCAAGATCACGGTCTGCGCGATCGTCATCGGTATTTTGTGGGGCACCTTGCTCGCGCTGATGCGGCTGTCCAGCGTGAAGCCGCTCGAATGGTTCGCCAAGGGCTACGTCACGGTGTTCCGCTCGATCCCGCTCGTGATGGTGCTGCTGTGGTTCTTCCTGATCGTGCCGCAGCTGCTGCAAAACGTGCTCGGGCTTTCCGCCGACATCGACATTCGCCTCGCCTCGGCCATGGTCGCGTTCTCGCTGTTCGAGGCCGCGTTCTACTCCGAGATCATTCGCGCGGGCATTCAGGCGGTGCCGCGCGGGCAGATCAATGCGTCGTTCGCGCTCGGCATGAACTACGCGCAGGCCATGCGTCTCGTCGTGCTGCCGCAGGCGTTTCGCGCGATGGTGCCGCTGTTGGTTACGCAGGCCATCGTGCTCTTCCAGGACACGTCGCTCGTCTACGTGATCAGTCTCGCCGACTTCTTCCGCACGGCCACGAATATCGGCGACCGTGACGGGACGACGGTGGAGATGGTACTGTTCGCGGGCGCATGCTATTTCGTGATTTGCGTGGTTGCATCGAGCCTTGTGAAAGGTCTTCAGAAAAAGGTCGCAAGATGA
- a CDS encoding amino acid ABC transporter ATP-binding protein has translation MISIKNVSKWYGQFQVLTDCTTEVKKGEVVVVCGPSGSGKSTLIKTVNGLEPFQQGEILVNGQSVGDKRTNLSKLRAKVGMVFQHFELFPHLSITENLTLAQIKVLGRSKDEATQKGLKLLDRVGLRAHADKFPGQLSGGQQQRVAIARALSMDPVAMLFDEPTSALDPEMINEVLDVMVELAQEGMTMMCVTHEMGFAKKVAHRVIFMDKGAIVEDDRKEDFFANPKSDRAKDFLAKILH, from the coding sequence ATGATTTCAATTAAGAACGTTTCGAAGTGGTACGGCCAGTTCCAGGTACTGACCGACTGCACGACGGAAGTGAAGAAGGGCGAAGTGGTGGTGGTGTGCGGGCCGTCGGGCTCGGGCAAGTCCACGCTCATCAAGACCGTCAACGGGCTCGAACCGTTCCAGCAGGGCGAGATCCTCGTGAACGGTCAGTCGGTGGGCGACAAGCGCACCAATCTGTCGAAACTGCGCGCGAAAGTGGGCATGGTGTTCCAGCACTTCGAACTGTTCCCGCATCTTTCGATCACGGAAAATCTGACGCTCGCGCAGATCAAGGTGCTCGGCCGCAGCAAGGACGAAGCCACGCAAAAGGGCTTGAAGCTGCTCGATCGCGTGGGTCTGCGCGCGCATGCCGACAAATTCCCGGGTCAGCTTTCGGGCGGCCAGCAGCAGCGCGTGGCGATCGCGCGCGCGCTGTCGATGGACCCCGTCGCGATGCTGTTCGACGAACCCACTTCGGCGCTCGACCCCGAGATGATCAACGAAGTGCTCGACGTGATGGTGGAACTCGCGCAGGAAGGCATGACGATGATGTGCGTCACGCACGAAATGGGCTTTGCGAAGAAGGTCGCGCACCGTGTGATCTTCATGGACAAGGGCGCTATTGTGGAAGACGACCGCAAGGAAGACTTCTTCGCGAATCCGAAGTCGGACCGCGCGAAGGATTTTCTGGCGAAGATCCTGCACTGA
- a CDS encoding glutamate/aspartate ABC transporter substrate-binding protein, with protein MQMKKTAALFALLGCVAATSAFAQESGTLKKIKDTGVISLGHRESSIPFSYYDDKQNVIGYSQDFALKIVEAVKQKLNMPNLKVKLVPITSQNRIPLVQNGTVDIECGSTTNNAERQQQAAFTNTIFVIGTRLMTKKDSGIKDFADLKGKTVVTTAGTTSERLLRKMNQDKNLGMNIISAKDHGESFMTLSTGRAVAFMMDDALLAGERAKSNTPNDFVIVGAPQSHEAYGCMMRKNDPEFKKVADDAIAKVETSGEADAIYKKWFESPIPPKGLNLNFPESDDMKALFKSPNDKAID; from the coding sequence ATGCAGATGAAAAAGACCGCCGCCCTTTTCGCGCTTCTCGGTTGCGTTGCCGCCACGAGCGCTTTCGCGCAGGAATCGGGCACTCTCAAGAAGATCAAGGACACGGGCGTGATTTCGCTCGGCCACCGCGAATCGTCGATTCCGTTCTCGTATTACGACGACAAGCAAAACGTGATCGGTTATTCGCAGGACTTCGCGCTCAAGATCGTCGAGGCGGTCAAGCAGAAGCTGAACATGCCGAACCTCAAGGTGAAGCTGGTCCCGATCACGTCGCAGAACCGCATTCCGCTCGTGCAGAACGGCACGGTCGACATCGAGTGCGGCTCGACCACCAACAACGCCGAGCGTCAGCAGCAGGCCGCGTTCACGAACACCATCTTCGTGATCGGCACGCGCCTCATGACGAAGAAGGATTCGGGCATCAAGGATTTCGCCGACCTCAAGGGCAAGACGGTCGTCACGACGGCGGGCACGACGTCGGAGCGTCTGCTGCGCAAGATGAACCAGGACAAGAACCTGGGCATGAACATCATCAGCGCGAAGGACCACGGCGAGTCGTTCATGACGCTCTCCACGGGCCGCGCCGTGGCGTTCATGATGGACGACGCATTGCTCGCGGGCGAGCGCGCCAAGTCGAATACGCCGAACGATTTCGTGATCGTCGGCGCGCCGCAATCGCATGAAGCGTACGGCTGCATGATGCGCAAGAACGACCCCGAGTTCAAGAAGGTCGCCGACGACGCGATCGCCAAGGTCGAGACCTCTGGCGAAGCCGACGCGATCTACAAGAAGTGGTTCGAGTCGCCGATCCCGCCGAAGGGCCTCAACCTCAACTTCCCCGAGAGCGACGACATGAAGGCGCTCTTCAAGAGCCCGAACGACAAGGCCATCGACTAA
- a CDS encoding class II glutamine amidotransferase has translation MCQLLGMNCAAPTDVTFSFTGFAARGGATDHHADGWGIAFFEDKACRLFIDNEASARSPIAEMVKHYPIKSRNTIAHIRKATQGNCALENSHPFQRELWGRHWIFAHNGDLQDFNPVMSGVYQPVGTTDSERAFCLLLQGLRKAFPGAQPPLDELFAALETLTREITQFGVFNFLMSNGQALFAHCSTHLYYLVRRWPFSTAHLVDADVSIDFAKYTTPEDRVAVIATAPLTDNEVWTRFAPGDLLMFQHGEVIAQTSVPVPQKVLDKLANPSLDASASAARSPCAGKAAAAIDAEAVADLQTWGE, from the coding sequence ATGTGCCAACTTCTCGGAATGAACTGCGCCGCGCCCACGGACGTCACGTTCTCCTTCACCGGATTCGCGGCGCGCGGCGGCGCCACCGACCACCACGCCGACGGCTGGGGCATCGCATTCTTCGAAGACAAGGCCTGCCGCCTGTTCATCGACAACGAGGCCTCGGCGCGCTCGCCCATCGCCGAGATGGTCAAGCATTACCCCATCAAGTCGCGCAACACCATCGCGCATATCCGCAAGGCCACGCAGGGCAACTGCGCGCTCGAAAACAGCCACCCGTTCCAGCGCGAGCTGTGGGGCCGGCACTGGATCTTCGCGCACAACGGCGACCTGCAGGACTTCAATCCGGTGATGTCGGGCGTGTACCAGCCGGTGGGCACGACCGACAGCGAACGCGCGTTCTGCCTGTTGCTGCAAGGTCTGCGCAAGGCGTTTCCGGGCGCGCAGCCGCCGCTCGACGAACTCTTCGCCGCGCTCGAAACGCTCACGCGCGAGATCACGCAGTTCGGCGTGTTCAATTTCCTGATGTCGAACGGTCAGGCGCTGTTCGCGCACTGCTCCACGCATCTCTACTATCTCGTGCGCCGCTGGCCGTTTTCCACGGCGCATCTCGTCGATGCCGACGTTTCCATCGACTTCGCGAAATACACCACGCCGGAAGACCGCGTGGCCGTGATCGCCACCGCGCCGCTCACCGACAACGAAGTCTGGACACGTTTCGCGCCCGGCGACCTGCTGATGTTCCAGCACGGCGAGGTGATCGCGCAAACCAGCGTGCCGGTGCCGCAAAAGGTGCTCGACAAGCTCGCGAATCCGTCGCTCGACGCTTCCGCCAGCGCGGCGCGTTCGCCGTGCGCGGGCAAGGCAGCGGCCGCGATCGACGCCGAAGCCGTGGCCGATTTGCAGACCTGGGGCGAGTAA
- the purB gene encoding adenylosuccinate lyase: MSDTRPDTLFALNALSPLDGRYASKTEALRDWLSEAAFMRNRVTVEIHWLIALSQAGFAEVPRFSQASEQFLLKLAENFTAHDAARIKDIERVTNHDVKAVEYWLKESVKGQPELERASEFIHFACTSEDINNTSHGLMLAGAREHVILPALRSVYERLVKLAHAQADQPMLSRTHGQPASPTTLGKEIANVAARLARAITRIEKVELLGKMNGAVGNFNAHLSAYPEFDWEAFSKEVVEQRLKLVFNPYTIQIEPHDYMAELFDAVARANTILLDLDRDVWGYISLGYFKQKLKAGEIGSSTMPHKVNPIDFENSEGNLGLANATLRHLADKLPVSRWQRDLTDSTVLRNIGVAFGYSLLAYDSLIRGLDKLEVNAQRLNDDLDATWEVLAEPVQTVMRRYGIENPYEQLKELTRGKGITREALQTFVSGLAIPEDAKQRLLAMTPASYVGKAAELAKRIA, translated from the coding sequence ATGTCCGACACTCGTCCCGATACCCTCTTCGCCCTCAACGCGCTCTCCCCGCTCGACGGCCGCTACGCCTCCAAGACCGAAGCCCTGCGCGACTGGCTCTCGGAAGCCGCCTTCATGCGCAACCGCGTGACCGTGGAAATCCACTGGTTGATCGCGCTTTCGCAAGCCGGCTTCGCGGAAGTGCCGCGCTTCTCGCAAGCGTCGGAGCAATTCCTGCTCAAGCTCGCCGAGAACTTCACGGCGCATGACGCCGCGCGCATCAAGGACATCGAGCGCGTGACGAACCACGACGTGAAGGCCGTGGAGTACTGGCTCAAGGAGTCGGTGAAGGGTCAGCCGGAACTGGAGCGCGCGAGCGAATTCATCCACTTCGCCTGCACCTCGGAAGACATCAACAACACGTCGCACGGCCTGATGCTCGCCGGTGCGCGCGAGCATGTGATCCTGCCGGCGCTGCGCTCGGTCTACGAACGCCTCGTCAAGCTCGCGCACGCGCAGGCCGACCAGCCGATGCTCTCGCGCACGCACGGCCAGCCCGCCAGCCCGACCACGCTCGGCAAGGAAATCGCCAACGTCGCGGCGCGTCTCGCGCGCGCGATCACGCGCATCGAAAAGGTCGAACTGCTCGGCAAGATGAACGGCGCTGTGGGCAACTTCAACGCGCATCTCTCGGCGTACCCGGAATTCGACTGGGAAGCGTTCTCGAAGGAAGTTGTCGAGCAGCGTCTGAAGCTCGTGTTCAACCCGTACACGATCCAGATCGAGCCGCACGACTACATGGCCGAGCTGTTCGACGCCGTGGCGCGCGCGAACACGATCCTGCTCGACCTCGACCGCGACGTGTGGGGCTACATCTCGCTCGGCTACTTCAAGCAGAAGCTGAAGGCCGGCGAAATCGGTTCGTCGACGATGCCGCACAAGGTCAACCCCATCGACTTCGAGAACTCGGAAGGCAATCTCGGCCTCGCGAACGCGACGCTGCGCCACCTCGCCGACAAGCTGCCGGTGTCGCGCTGGCAGCGCGACCTGACCGACTCCACGGTGCTGCGCAATATCGGCGTGGCGTTCGGTTACTCGCTGCTCGCGTACGACTCGCTGATCCGCGGCCTCGACAAGCTCGAAGTGAACGCGCAGCGTCTGAACGATGACCTCGACGCCACGTGGGAAGTGCTGGCCGAGCCCGTGCAAACCGTGATGCGCCGCTACGGCATCGAGAACCCGTACGAGCAGTTGAAGGAACTCACGCGCGGCAAGGGCATCACGCGCGAAGCGCTGCAAACGTTCGTTTCGGGTCTCGCGATTCCCGAAGACGCGAAGCAGCGTCTGCTGGCCATGACGCCCGCTTCGTACGTCGGCAAGGCGGCAGAACTGGCGAAGCGAATCGCGTAA
- a CDS encoding tetratricopeptide repeat protein, with protein MSVATTPEVFTPSLQADVLVETGLAHHRAGRIDTASTHYRAALDAQPEHAGALHYLGVIALGRNELDEAATLMDRALAQAPGNAEYLANRGVAAARLGDHAAAAAWQRQALAHAPEFANAHNNLGNALLELNDLEGAAHHYRAARMLEPQSAHFAFNLGRALDKAGRKDEALAQYRAATALDGNDIGTWLQMGRLLRAMARPAEAAPCFEHVLAREPDNVLALFELGYVYDAQHRYEEAIPLYRRAAELKPDGAGVVNNLAFALTALARYDEAEIYYRRALELNPALPESGFQLGMLKLRREDYAGGWPLFENRKTTTVGKPSYPPRPGREWRGEPLKGKRVLICREQGVGDQIQFVRYARELAALGARVDAWVAPELAALAATVPGVTRVLDARPDDKALARRYDYWCDVMSLPSRFAGPPPADTPYMYADVRRARAWRERVTELAPNARRRIGLVWAGNPRHHFDAFRSVPLTALKPLAALDGNGWFAIQKGPGAAQLPDVAPAWPLHAIGDELHDFAATAALIDSLDLVITVDTSVAHLAGALGKPVWVLLAAQPDWRWGKDRRDSAWYPSARVFRQTTLGDWSGVVAELRDALRDDLRAALGGA; from the coding sequence ATGTCCGTTGCCACCACTCCCGAAGTTTTCACGCCGTCTCTCCAGGCGGATGTTCTGGTCGAAACCGGTCTCGCGCACCATCGCGCAGGTCGTATCGACACCGCGAGCACACACTACCGCGCCGCGCTCGATGCGCAGCCCGAACACGCGGGCGCGCTCCATTATCTGGGCGTGATCGCGCTCGGCCGCAACGAGCTGGACGAAGCCGCCACGTTGATGGACCGCGCGCTCGCGCAGGCGCCCGGCAACGCCGAATACCTGGCCAATCGCGGCGTGGCGGCCGCGCGGCTGGGCGATCACGCGGCGGCGGCGGCATGGCAGCGCCAGGCGCTCGCGCATGCGCCCGAGTTCGCGAACGCGCACAACAACCTCGGCAACGCGCTGCTGGAACTGAACGATCTCGAAGGCGCGGCGCACCACTATCGCGCCGCGCGCATGCTCGAGCCGCAGTCGGCGCATTTCGCGTTCAATCTCGGCCGCGCACTCGACAAGGCCGGCCGCAAGGACGAAGCGCTCGCGCAATATCGCGCGGCCACGGCGCTCGACGGCAACGACATCGGCACGTGGCTCCAGATGGGACGGTTGCTGCGTGCGATGGCGCGGCCCGCCGAGGCGGCGCCGTGCTTCGAGCACGTGCTCGCGCGCGAGCCGGACAACGTGCTCGCGCTGTTCGAACTCGGCTACGTCTACGACGCGCAGCATCGCTATGAAGAAGCGATTCCGCTGTATCGGCGCGCGGCCGAACTCAAGCCGGACGGCGCGGGCGTCGTCAACAATCTCGCGTTCGCGCTCACCGCGCTCGCGCGTTACGACGAAGCGGAAATCTACTACCGGCGCGCGCTCGAATTGAATCCCGCACTGCCGGAATCGGGCTTTCAGCTCGGCATGCTGAAGCTGCGCCGCGAAGATTACGCGGGCGGCTGGCCGCTGTTCGAGAACCGCAAGACGACCACCGTCGGCAAGCCGAGCTATCCGCCGCGCCCGGGGCGCGAATGGCGTGGCGAGCCGCTCAAGGGCAAGCGCGTCCTGATTTGCCGCGAGCAGGGCGTGGGCGACCAGATCCAGTTCGTACGCTATGCGCGCGAGCTGGCGGCGCTGGGCGCGCGCGTCGATGCGTGGGTCGCGCCGGAACTCGCCGCGCTCGCCGCCACGGTGCCGGGCGTGACGCGCGTGCTCGACGCCCGCCCCGACGATAAGGCGCTCGCCCGGCGCTACGACTATTGGTGCGACGTGATGAGCCTGCCGTCGCGCTTCGCGGGCCCGCCGCCCGCCGATACGCCCTATATGTATGCCGATGTGCGGCGTGCGCGCGCGTGGCGCGAGCGCGTGACGGAACTGGCGCCGAATGCGCGGCGCCGCATCGGGCTCGTGTGGGCGGGCAATCCGCGCCATCACTTCGATGCGTTCCGCTCGGTGCCGCTCACGGCGCTCAAGCCGCTCGCGGCGCTCGACGGCAACGGATGGTTCGCGATCCAGAAAGGGCCGGGCGCCGCGCAATTGCCCGACGTCGCGCCCGCGTGGCCGCTGCACGCCATCGGCGACGAACTGCACGACTTCGCGGCCACGGCGGCGCTGATCGACTCGCTCGACCTCGTGATCACCGTGGATACCTCGGTCGCGCATTTGGCGGGCGCGCTCGGCAAGCCCGTCTGGGTGCTGCTCGCCGCGCAACCCGACTGGCGCTGGGGCAAGGATCGCCGCGATTCCGCGTGGTACCCGTCGGCGCGCGTGTTCCGGCAAACCACGCTCGGCGACTGGAGCGGCGTGGTGGCCGAACTGCGCGACGCCTTGCGCGACGATCTGCGCGCGGCGCTCGGCGGCGCGTGA